A stretch of DNA from Desulfurella amilsii:
GTTACATTTATAGCCGACACAAATATTAACTACACCAATATTTGTGTAGTAAAATGCTCTTTTTGCGCATTTTATAGGAACAAAAACAGCAAAGATACATATGTGCTAAGTATCGATCAATTAAAACAAAAGGCAATTGCTGCAAAGAAAGCGGGTCTTAGTACAGTTTTAATCCAAGGGGGACTAAACCCAGAAATAGAGTATAGCTACTATACAAAAATGGTCGAGGAGCTATCAAATACTGGTATACATGTGCATGCATTCTCACCGCCAGAAATTGATTTAATGTGCAAAATTAGCAATAAAAGCCCAAAAGAAGTATTTGAGGATTTAAAAAAAGCAGGTCTACAAACAATGCCAGGTGGGGGCGCAGAAATTTTATCAGAGCGTGTAAGAAAAAAAATATCACCCAAAAAAATCAGCACGGATAGGTGGCTAGAGATCTCAAGACAAGCTCACAAAGCAGGTATAAAAACAACCGCTACAATGATGTTTGGCCACATAGAAACAAAAGAGGATGTCATAGATCACCTAGACAACATAAGGAGGTTACAGGATGAAACATATGGTTTTAGAGCCGCCATAGCTTGGGATTTTAAGCCAGAAAACACTGCATTAAAAAAATTTACTACTAAAAAAGCAACTGGTATAGACTATCTTAAGGTTTTGGCAATATCACGCATTTATCTAGATAATATTGAAAATATTCAAGCGTCATGGGCGTCTCAGGGCAAACAAATTGGTCAAATAGCACTTTTTTTTGGTGCAAATGATTTGGGTAGTTTACTATTTGAAGAAAATGTGATGGCTCAGGCTGGTTTTAGGGTAACGTCTACAACAGAAGAACTTGGAGATTTAATAAAACAAGCAGGGTTTATCCCTGCACTTAGAACTACAAATTATGAAATTGTGAGGTATTTATGAAAGAGTGCTTATTTTGCAATATTTATGAGCAAAAAAGCGATGTATTGTTTGAAAACGATAGATTTTTTGTAATAATGGATAAATTTCCCGTAAACCCAGGACATATGCTTATCATACCCATAAAGCACATTGAATCAATTGATGATTTAAGTGATAATGATTTTTTTTACTTAAAAAAAGCCATCTCAAAATCTAAAGATTTCCTTGAAAAAAATGACTTAAAAGAGTTATATGAAAATTTACGACCTATCAATGAAAAATCTCTTGATTTCATAGAAAATGTACTAAAAAGCTCATACATTTCAAAAAAGCCCGATGGCTACAACTTTGGCTTAAACGAAGGCCAGGCAGTAGGCCAAACAATTAACCACCTGCATTTTCACCTTATACCAAGGTATTTTAATGATGTACCAAACCCAACTGGTGGCATTAGATACGTCATATACGACAAAGCAAATTATAAATCTTAATTAAAGGAGCTTTTTTTGGACGAAAAGAAGATTTTTGGCAGAATCTGGGTTGACATTGACGACAAAAATTTTTTAGGCAAAGGCAAAGTAGAGCTACTAAAAAAGATAGACTCCTACGGTTCCATATCAAAGGCAGCAAAAGACATGAAAATGAGCTACAAAGCTGCGTGGGATATTGTAAAAGAAATCAACAGCCTTTCACATCTACCTATCATTGAGACTAAAATCGGTGGTCCAGACGGCGGTGGCTCTACACTCACACAAAAAGGCAAGCAACTCATAGCTGCCTTTGAAGAAATTGAAAAAGATTTAAATCGTTTTTTAAAGAACGCACAAAACAAAATAAACAAACTACTGCAAGATTAGTGCTATAGTAAAGTAAATTACTATAGCATCTAGCGGCTTTAGGCAGTATTTTTCAAAAAAAATTTCAAAAATATCGTTTTTTTCTTGACAATCATAAAATGATTTTATTATACTATGACAAAATTACGATTTTGGGGGTCTTATGTTGAAAAAGCATCTTTCTTTAGCAGTAGCTTTAGCAGTTGGTTTAAGTGTTGGTGTTGCAACAAAATCGTTTGCAACAAACGGTTATTTTATGACAGGTCTTGGAGCAAAGCAGTTAGCAATGGGCGGCGCGGCTGTAGCTAACCCACAAGATGCATCAACAATCCTTACAAACCCAGCAGGCATCGCTTGGCTTTCAACATCCAGTGCATCTGTAGGTGGCGATGTATTTGTACCGCTTAGATACCTAAACGGTCAAGGCAGTCAGTCTAATGTATATGTGGTGCCAGCAGCTGGCATAGCAATAAACCCAAAAGGCTGCAACTGCAAAGAGTCAAACTTCACATTTGGCATTGGCATGTATGGCGTATCTGGTATGGGTGTTGACTGGAACAACCCAAATGGGTTTGGTATGGCAGCGCCTTTACAAAAAGTCTACTCAAATATGCAGATGATGGAAATGGATGTAGCAGGCGCTTATAGAGTAGATGGCCACCTATCTATAGGCTTTGCACCTGTGTTTGTGTATCAGTCCATGGCACTAGAAATGGATATGAATAATGCAGCAATTGCTCAAGGTTACGGGTACGGTAGTTATGCTGGAGAAGCACCTTTTGCAACAGGAACAGCTGTAAACTCGCTATCTACACAAAATGCTTACGGCGCTGGCTTTAACTTAGGCCTTGTGTATAAACTAAACGATATGTGGCAGTTTGGCTTGGCTTACCAGTCAAAGCGCTGGATGCAAACACTCCAGTGGGATACAATACCAAACGCTTTTAATCAAAATACAGGCACAGGTATGCTGGGTGGCATGTTTGATGGCTACAAAGTACGCATGAGGCTTGATATGCCACAAACCGTACAGTTTGGTGTAAATTTTAGGCCTGTAAAGAACTTAAGAGTCGAAGCTGATGCTAAGTGGATTAACTGGTCAAATGTAATGGATAAAGTGCCAGTAAGCGGTATAGCAGGCATGAACTCATGGGATTTCAACTGGAAAAACCAATGGGTATATATGTTAGGCGTAGAGTACTCACCCATTCAGCCTCTTACATTAATGGCTGGCTTTAACTACGGGAAAAGCCCAGTCCCAGATGGTGGTCAGGCATTCGGCAATAACATTATAGCACCCGCAATCGTGCAAACGCATCTATCGTTTGGCGCATCATACGATATTACACCCTCTGTACAGCTAACTGCTGCATACCAGCACGCTTTTGAGCACAAGCAAAGCGGCACATTTAATGGTATGCCAGTTTCGATCAAAATGCATGAAGATGAATACGCAGTTCAGCTAACTTACAAATTCTAACTAAAAACTTTTACACGCTTAGAGAATTCCTCTAAGCGTGGTTTTTTGAAAAAACTATCAAAGATAATTTTCTTGCAAATTAAATAATTTTTATTATAATAAGTGGTGTTTATGAATAAATTTGATTGTTTAGCTATACTTTTTTTGTATCCTCAAGAACCTATTTTAGATCAGTATAAAGCTTGTGCAAAAGGTTTTGGTTTAGAATTGCCTGATCTAGAGACTCTGCAAGTTGAATACACAAGGCTTTTCATCAATGCCTACCCAAAAGTTATAGCCCCTCCTTATGAGTCATTTTGGATAGAAAAAGAAATCTACGGCGAAGCTACAATCAAAATAAAAAAATTGTACGCAGCTTGCGGTTTAGATACAAGCAAAAATTGGCATGACTTACCAGACCATATTGCAGCAGAGCTAGCTTTTTTAGCATACTTAGATGAAAATGATTCAACAGAACATTTTGATATAAAACAACGCGTTTTAGAAGAACACTTAAAACGTTGGCTAAATAAGTTTAGCGAAGTGGTAAAAAACAATACGACACTTGAGTATTTTAAAAATCTATCTATATTGCTTGAAGAAAATATTTATGAAGGCTAAAAATGAAGCGCAGAGATTTTTTCTATTTGGGGGGGAAAGTTATACTAGCAGGGTTTATAGGGTTTATAGGGTTGGATTTTACGCTTGGAGGTACTAATACTAAACGATTGGTGCGCTTCCTAAAAGATGAGATAAAAAAAGGCACAGATAATGGTGGTGTAAATTACAAAGATAGTGTATTTTTAATCGAGCGTGATAGTAAAAGAGTAGCACTAAATGCACACTGTACACATTTAGGCTGTATTGTAAAATGGCATAATGATAAAAAAGAATTTATATGTCCGTGCCACGGTAGCGTTTATGATGGGTGGGGAAACCGTATATCTGGCCCGGCACCACGTGGGCTTTATCATTTAAAGTACAAGGCTGAACCGACTGAAATCGTGGTAAATTATATTAATAAAATGGCGTGAGGTTTTTATGAAGCACATTGGTTTACATGGCAGAGGTGGACAAGGTGTTGTTGTAGCTGGTGAAATTCTTGCCCAATGTTATTTTGATAGCGGCAAATATGTACAATTTATGCCTTCTTATGGGGCAGAGCGCAGAGGTTCACCGTCACACTCTTATATTCGCGTAGATGACTCAGAAATTTATCAGCGCTACCCCATAGAATCAGAAGATATTGCTGTAATATTTAGTCTATCTGTTATAGATACGGCCAAATTAAAAGAAAATGGGTTCTTAATTGCAAATGCGGCAAATCTTAAAGTAAAAGAAAAAAAAGTAGACATTTATGCAGTGGATGCAAATGATATCGCACTTTCTTTAGGTCTTGGAAGCTCAGCTATACCGATAATCAATACTACAATTCTTGGGGCTTATTGTAAAATAACAAATGATTTCTCTTTTGATACGCTGGCTTTGGCGATAAAATCCAAAATTGATAAAAAAGCTGATTTAAACATACAAGGCGCTAAGCTTGCCTACGATAGCGTGAGGTGCTTATGAAAAAAGTATTAGGTGGAAATGATGCAGTTTCACAGGCCGTATCTGTATGTGATGTAGAAGTTATAAGCGCATATCCCATAACACCGCAAACCTCAATTATAGAAAAAATTGCTGATTTAATTTATACAAAACAAATGAATGCTCAGTTTATAAAAGTTGAATCAGAACACTCTGCTATGGCTGCCTGCATTGGTGCATCAATTGCTGGCTCAAGGACGTTTACAGCAACAAGTTCGCAAGGCTTGCTTTTAATGCACGAAGTGTTGCATTGGGCTAGCGGTGCAAGACTGCCTATTGTACTTGCAAATGCAAATAGAGCCATAGCACCTGGATGGAATATATGGGCTGAAGCTACAGATTCACTTTCACAGCGCGATACTGGCTGGATACAGCTTTATGCGGCAAACTCTCAAGAGGTTTTTGATTTTATTATTATGTCTTTTGCTGTTGCAGAAAGATCACTTTTTCCTGCAATGGTTTGCTTAGATGGTTTTTTGTTAACACATACAAAAGAGGCTGTAGAGATTTTGGGTAATGACGATGCCAAACCATTATTAGCAAAAATAAATCGTGATACGCTTGATCCTAAAAACCCAAAGGCATACGGTGCACTTGCTTTCCCAAAAGACTATTATGCAATTAAAAAGCAGCAGCATTTAGATATGCTGAAAGTTTTTGATATTTTTGACAATGTAGCGCTTGAGTTTAAAAACATTACAAACAGGTACCATAAGGCAGTTGATGTTTATCCAACGCATATAAGCGATTACTCTATTGTAGCTTTAGGTACATTGAGCCAAACAGCTAGATTAGCAGTAGATAATCTAAGAAAAGAAGGCGTTGATGTTAATCTTGTAAAAATAAATATGTTTAGACCTTTTCCTAAAAAGCAATTACAAGAACTTTTAAGCAATAAAAAACTAATAGTCGTCTTTGATAGGGATATATCGCACGGCAAAGGTGGTATAGTTAAAGACGAAATAGCTGGAGGCCTTGATTTATGCAATGTTGTGGGCTTCGTTGGAGGCCTTGGCGGTGATACCATTACAGAATCAGACATTGTTTCTTGCTTTTTGGATGCAAAAAATAGTCAAATTAAAGGCTTATTCTTGTGAGGTAAAGTATGAAATTAGCAAAAGATGAAATAGCTCTTCCAAATAACCTAGCGTGTCCTGGCTGTGGTGCAAGCCTTGCAATGAGATTGGCACTAAAAGCTCTTGGCAGAGATACTGTGCTTGTTATACCTGCGTGTTGTTGGACAATTATTAATGGACCTGTGGGTAAAAATTACGCTGGTGTAAGTGTTTTTCATACCGCATTTGAAACTACATCAGCTGTAGCAAGTGGTATCAAGGCTTCTTTTAAAATGCAGGGCAAAGATCATATAAATGTTGTAGGCTGGGCAGGCGATGGGGGTACATTTGATATTGGCCTGCAATCACTAAGCGGTGCAGCAGAGCGCAATGATGATATAATTTATGTTTGCTATGACAACGAAGCCTACATGAATACAGGCATTCAAAGAAGCTCAGCAACACCCTACTTTGCCCAAACAACTACAACCCCAGAAGGCAAAGACAGACCGAAAAAAGATTTAATGGGGATTTTAGCAGCACACTATGTGCCCTATATTGCTTCTGCATCACTTGCATATCCCCAAGATTTTACAAAAAAATTTGAAAAAGCAAAATCCATTAGAGGTTTTAAGTTTATACATATTTTTGTACCATGCCCTCCCGGTCAAAAATTTCAAGAGGATAAAACAATTGAAGTTGCAAAATTAGCTGTTGAAACGGGTGTATTTCCACTTTATGAGATCATAGATGGCAAATATGTACTTTCTAAAAAGCCTAAATTTGTGGATATTACGGAGTATTTAAAACTGCAGGGTCGATATAAAAACTTAACTGAAGAAAATATCGAATTTTTAAGACAAGCAATTAAAAGCAAGTGGGAGTATTTAAATAAGCGTTTTAATGAATGAGCTAAAATGGTTAGCTTTTGAGGTAACACCAAAGTGTAATCTAAACTGTATACATTGTCGCACAAATGCAAGCAGTGATTTGCAAGAAATATTGACCTATAAACAAATAACAAAAACTATTGATGATATAGATAAACGTTTTAAGCCTGTGCTTGTCCTAACGGGGGGCGAGCCGCTGCTTAGGGCAGATATTTTTGAGATAGCCTCTTTTGCAAAATCCAAAAACTGGCGGGTAGGGCTTGCAACAAACGGCACGTTAGTTGACGAAAAGATTGCTACAAAAATTAAAGCTCACTTTGATATAGTTTCTCTTTCATTAGATGGCTCAAACGCCTACATACACGATAATTTTCGCGCCCAAGAAGGAGCCTTTAATGCTACAATTAATGCTGCAAAACTTTTTAATAAATATGATATCCCTTTTATAATAAACTCCTCTGTTACAAAAAGAAACCAGCATGACATAGAAAATACTTACAAGTTAGCAAAATCATTAGGCGCAAAAAGCTGGTATATGTTTATAATTGTGCCAACTGGTAGGGCAGAGAATTTACGCAGTGAGTTAATCTCAAAAACTGATTACTATAAAATTTTAAAGTGGCACTTCAAGCTGGAATTAGTTGAAAAAAATATGTTTATTAGGCCCACTTGCGCACCCGAGTATTACGCTATAGCTGATTTATACACAAAAACACACGACATTGACTATAAACGTCGTTCTTTGAGTTTTTCAACAGGTGGAGCAAAGGGGTGCATTGCTGGCCAGTCCATTGCTTTTATTGGCTTTGATGGTAGTATTAAGCCATGTAGCTATTTTTTGCACAAAGCTGGCAATATTTTGGAAAACTCATTTTTGGATATATGGGACAATTCAACAATTTTTAAAAATTTGAGAGACTTTAACGCCTATACTGGAAAATGCAAAACTTGTGATTATATTAATACATGTGGTGGCTGCAGGGCAAGGGCTGATGCTTATTTTGGTGACTATTTAGCAATTGACCCTTACTGTTTATATTGGAGCAACAATGCTAGCAAATGACTACGAGGAAGTAAAAAGCATTATAAAAAACAGCAAAGCCGCTTTATTTTTAACAGGGGCTGGCATGAGTGCAGATTCTGGCATACCTACATTTCGCGACAAAGAAGGCTACTGGCGAAACTTCCCGGTTTTTAAAGAAAAAGGCCTGGAAGCTCAAGAATTAGCAAGTCCTTACAGTTTTGAGTTACGCCCTTTCTATGCATGGGCATTTTACGAATGGCGCAGACGTAATGCCCATAAAAATACGCCTCATGAGGGCTATTATGCTATTGTGCGATTAATGAAAAAATTGTTTGAATCGTCATTTATACATACAACCAATACAGATGGCTATCACTTGCTCTCTGGTGCTCCCAAAGAAAGTGTTTATGAAGTTCACGGTTCTATGTGGAGACTTCAGTGCATAAGAGGGCTGGCCTGTAGCTACTATGTACAAGAAAATTATAATGTGCCCTTGTGCACTTTGGATGAGACTACAATGCAAGCAAGCAACCTGCCTTATTGCCCTGTATGCGGAAGTTTGCTTAGGCCAAATATATTGATGTTTGGCGATTGGGATTATATTGAAAACGAATATCAAGCAAACAATTATTATAGTTTTATAAACAACTGCAAATATCCAGATGTGGTTTTCTTAATCGGATCAAGCGGCGCTGTGCCAACAAACGATTATGTTGCAAATAAGTTAAAATTTTATGGTTCTAAAATTATTACAATAAATCCTGCAAAAGAGGCTACACACATTTGTCAACCATATATTTTTTTGCAAGATACTGCAAAAAATGCACTGACCAAAATTGCAGCTATGGTTTTTTAGCGTTTACTTAATGCTACTTTAATAAAATCATTCAGTATTGATACCAGTATAAGATAAAAAATCAATAATACTAGCAACACTAATGGCAATTTAGTTACAATGATACCAAAACTAATCATCAAAATTCCAACTACTATGTCGGCAAACATAGATATGAGCAATACCCTACTTGGGATAGATTCCCAAAAATGCCCTCTTTCTCTTATAACAAAAACATTAAATACACTAGAAAATAACAGTATACCAAAGCCAAAAGAATGAAGCATATGCTCGTTTGCGAAAATCTGAAAATTTTTATCTGCTATATACAAAA
This window harbors:
- the mqnC gene encoding cyclic dehypoxanthinyl futalosine synthase; translation: MRVSKKEALDLFNLDLIELGKMAQSIRFQKHPTKLVTFIADTNINYTNICVVKCSFCAFYRNKNSKDTYVLSIDQLKQKAIAAKKAGLSTVLIQGGLNPEIEYSYYTKMVEELSNTGIHVHAFSPPEIDLMCKISNKSPKEVFEDLKKAGLQTMPGGGAEILSERVRKKISPKKISTDRWLEISRQAHKAGIKTTATMMFGHIETKEDVIDHLDNIRRLQDETYGFRAAIAWDFKPENTALKKFTTKKATGIDYLKVLAISRIYLDNIENIQASWASQGKQIGQIALFFGANDLGSLLFEENVMAQAGFRVTSTTEELGDLIKQAGFIPALRTTNYEIVRYL
- a CDS encoding HIT family protein; translation: MKECLFCNIYEQKSDVLFENDRFFVIMDKFPVNPGHMLIIPIKHIESIDDLSDNDFFYLKKAISKSKDFLEKNDLKELYENLRPINEKSLDFIENVLKSSYISKKPDGYNFGLNEGQAVGQTINHLHFHLIPRYFNDVPNPTGGIRYVIYDKANYKS
- a CDS encoding winged helix-turn-helix domain-containing protein; amino-acid sequence: MDEKKIFGRIWVDIDDKNFLGKGKVELLKKIDSYGSISKAAKDMKMSYKAAWDIVKEINSLSHLPIIETKIGGPDGGGSTLTQKGKQLIAAFEEIEKDLNRFLKNAQNKINKLLQD
- a CDS encoding OmpP1/FadL family transporter, whose product is MLKKHLSLAVALAVGLSVGVATKSFATNGYFMTGLGAKQLAMGGAAVANPQDASTILTNPAGIAWLSTSSASVGGDVFVPLRYLNGQGSQSNVYVVPAAGIAINPKGCNCKESNFTFGIGMYGVSGMGVDWNNPNGFGMAAPLQKVYSNMQMMEMDVAGAYRVDGHLSIGFAPVFVYQSMALEMDMNNAAIAQGYGYGSYAGEAPFATGTAVNSLSTQNAYGAGFNLGLVYKLNDMWQFGLAYQSKRWMQTLQWDTIPNAFNQNTGTGMLGGMFDGYKVRMRLDMPQTVQFGVNFRPVKNLRVEADAKWINWSNVMDKVPVSGIAGMNSWDFNWKNQWVYMLGVEYSPIQPLTLMAGFNYGKSPVPDGGQAFGNNIIAPAIVQTHLSFGASYDITPSVQLTAAYQHAFEHKQSGTFNGMPVSIKMHEDEYAVQLTYKF
- a CDS encoding TorD/DmsD family molecular chaperone yields the protein MNKFDCLAILFLYPQEPILDQYKACAKGFGLELPDLETLQVEYTRLFINAYPKVIAPPYESFWIEKEIYGEATIKIKKLYAACGLDTSKNWHDLPDHIAAELAFLAYLDENDSTEHFDIKQRVLEEHLKRWLNKFSEVVKNNTTLEYFKNLSILLEENIYEG
- a CDS encoding ubiquinol-cytochrome c reductase iron-sulfur subunit, with the translated sequence MKRRDFFYLGGKVILAGFIGFIGLDFTLGGTNTKRLVRFLKDEIKKGTDNGGVNYKDSVFLIERDSKRVALNAHCTHLGCIVKWHNDKKEFICPCHGSVYDGWGNRISGPAPRGLYHLKYKAEPTEIVVNYINKMA
- a CDS encoding 2-oxoacid:acceptor oxidoreductase family protein, which translates into the protein MKHIGLHGRGGQGVVVAGEILAQCYFDSGKYVQFMPSYGAERRGSPSHSYIRVDDSEIYQRYPIESEDIAVIFSLSVIDTAKLKENGFLIANAANLKVKEKKVDIYAVDANDIALSLGLGSSAIPIINTTILGAYCKITNDFSFDTLALAIKSKIDKKADLNIQGAKLAYDSVRCL
- a CDS encoding transketolase C-terminal domain-containing protein, producing the protein MKKVLGGNDAVSQAVSVCDVEVISAYPITPQTSIIEKIADLIYTKQMNAQFIKVESEHSAMAACIGASIAGSRTFTATSSQGLLLMHEVLHWASGARLPIVLANANRAIAPGWNIWAEATDSLSQRDTGWIQLYAANSQEVFDFIIMSFAVAERSLFPAMVCLDGFLLTHTKEAVEILGNDDAKPLLAKINRDTLDPKNPKAYGALAFPKDYYAIKKQQHLDMLKVFDIFDNVALEFKNITNRYHKAVDVYPTHISDYSIVALGTLSQTARLAVDNLRKEGVDVNLVKINMFRPFPKKQLQELLSNKKLIVVFDRDISHGKGGIVKDEIAGGLDLCNVVGFVGGLGGDTITESDIVSCFLDAKNSQIKGLFL
- a CDS encoding 3-methyl-2-oxobutanoate dehydrogenase subunit beta — encoded protein: MKLAKDEIALPNNLACPGCGASLAMRLALKALGRDTVLVIPACCWTIINGPVGKNYAGVSVFHTAFETTSAVASGIKASFKMQGKDHINVVGWAGDGGTFDIGLQSLSGAAERNDDIIYVCYDNEAYMNTGIQRSSATPYFAQTTTTPEGKDRPKKDLMGILAAHYVPYIASASLAYPQDFTKKFEKAKSIRGFKFIHIFVPCPPGQKFQEDKTIEVAKLAVETGVFPLYEIIDGKYVLSKKPKFVDITEYLKLQGRYKNLTEENIEFLRQAIKSKWEYLNKRFNE
- a CDS encoding radical SAM/SPASM domain-containing protein, with protein sequence MNELKWLAFEVTPKCNLNCIHCRTNASSDLQEILTYKQITKTIDDIDKRFKPVLVLTGGEPLLRADIFEIASFAKSKNWRVGLATNGTLVDEKIATKIKAHFDIVSLSLDGSNAYIHDNFRAQEGAFNATINAAKLFNKYDIPFIINSSVTKRNQHDIENTYKLAKSLGAKSWYMFIIVPTGRAENLRSELISKTDYYKILKWHFKLELVEKNMFIRPTCAPEYYAIADLYTKTHDIDYKRRSLSFSTGGAKGCIAGQSIAFIGFDGSIKPCSYFLHKAGNILENSFLDIWDNSTIFKNLRDFNAYTGKCKTCDYINTCGGCRARADAYFGDYLAIDPYCLYWSNNASK
- a CDS encoding SIR2 family NAD-dependent protein deacylase, producing MLANDYEEVKSIIKNSKAALFLTGAGMSADSGIPTFRDKEGYWRNFPVFKEKGLEAQELASPYSFELRPFYAWAFYEWRRRNAHKNTPHEGYYAIVRLMKKLFESSFIHTTNTDGYHLLSGAPKESVYEVHGSMWRLQCIRGLACSYYVQENYNVPLCTLDETTMQASNLPYCPVCGSLLRPNILMFGDWDYIENEYQANNYYSFINNCKYPDVVFLIGSSGAVPTNDYVANKLKFYGSKIITINPAKEATHICQPYIFLQDTAKNALTKIAAMVF